One Aegilops tauschii subsp. strangulata cultivar AL8/78 chromosome 7, Aet v6.0, whole genome shotgun sequence genomic window carries:
- the LOC141027871 gene encoding AAA-ATPase ASD, mitochondrial-like, protein MSLYTQHVHACPVQSRSLRLYIHTISRGALGPAMAPAVVERWAGLGSAVATVIFLWSVVQNYVPPTFRLYLTTWAAKLAAFFNPYLQITISEYGAERFQRSDFFLAVEAYLSDACARRARKLKAELGKDSKNLRVSVDDHEEVTDDFSGITIWWYASKRQSKANVISLYPGGDERRFYRVVFHQRHRDLVVDSYLPFVLGEGRAVTVKNRQRRLFTNNASGSWNPYKGKSVWSHVPFEHPATFDTLAMHPDEKEAVIDDLMAFQESKEYYAKVGKAWKRGYLLYGPPGTGKSTMIAAMANFLDYDVYDLELTAVKNNTELRKLFIETTGKSIIVIEDIDCSVDFTGKRRKDKKASSNKDSDNDDKPKLPIEPEKDDATKVTLSGLLNFIDGLWSACGGERIIIFTTNHKEKLDPALIRRGRMDKHIEMSYCRFEGFKVLAKNYLDVIEHELFGEVQRLLEETDMSPADVAENLMPMSKKKKRDPDVCLIGLIEALKQAKEEAAAAKVKEAEEAQAKKAKEKEETEVKKGKDKDKAPEAANGDIKQGDK, encoded by the coding sequence ATGTCATTATATACGCAACATGTACACGCATGTCCAGTCCAGTCCAGGTCACTACGGCTTTACATCCACACAATATCAAGAGGAGCGCTAGGTCCGGCCATGGCACCGGCGGTGGTGGAGAGGTGGGCGGGGCTCGGATCGGCGGTGGCGACCGTCATCTTCCTCTGGTCCGTGGTGCAGAACTACGTGCCCCCCACCTTCCGCCTCTACCTCACCACGTGGGCCGCCAAGCTCGCTGCCTTCTTCAATCCCTACCTCCAGATCACCATTTCCGAGTACGGCGCCGAGCGCTTCCAGCGCAGCGACTTCTTCCTTGCCGTCGAGGCCTACCTCAGCGATGCCTGCGCCCGCCGCGCGCGCAAGCTCAAGGCTGAGCTCGGCAAGGACAGCAAGAACCTCCGGGTCTCCGTGGACGACCACGAGGAGGTCACTGACGACTTCTCCGGGATCACCATCTGGTGGTACGCCTCCAAGAGGCAGTCCAAGGCCAACGTCATCAGCTTATACCCCGGCGGGGACGAGAGGCGCTTCTACCGAGTCGTCTTCCATCAGCGGCACCGCGACCTTGTCGTTGATTCCTACCTTCCTTTCGTACTCGGCGAGGGCCGCGCTGTCACTGTGAAGAACCGCCAACGCCGCCTCTTCACCAACAATGCTAGTGGTAGTTGGAACCCCTACAAGGGCAAAAGCGTCTGGAGCCATGTCCCCTTCGAGCACCCCGCCACCTTTGACACGCTCGCCATGCACCCCGATGAGAAGGAAGCTGTCATCGACGACCTCATGGCCTTCCAGGAGAGCAAGGAATACTATGCCAAGGTCGGCAAGGCATGGAAGCGTGGGTACCTTCTTTACGGACCGCCTGGCACCGGCAAGTCTACCATGATCGCCGCCATGGCCAACTTCCTCGACTATGACGTCTACGACCTCGAGCTCACGGCGGTCAAGAACAACACCGAGTTACGGAAGCTCTTCATCGAGACAACGGGCAAGTCCATCATCGTCATAGAGGACATCGACTGCTCCGTCGACTTCACAGGAAAACGCCGCAAGGACAAGAAGGCCTCAAGCAACAAGGACTCCGACAACGATGACAAGCCCAAGCTACCGATAGAGCCAGAGAAGGACGATGCCACCAAGGTGACGCTCTCGGGCCTGCTTAACTTCATCGACGGGCTGTGGTCTGCTTGCGGAGGTGAGCGGATCATCATCTTCACCACCAACCACAAGGAGAAGCTGGACCCGGCGCTGATCCGGCGGGGCAGGATGGACAAGCACATCGAGATGTCCTACTGCCGCTTTGAGGGCTTCAAGGTGCTCGCCAAGAACTACCTAGATGTCATTGAGCACGAGCTGTTTGGGGAAGTCCAGCGCCTGCTCGAGGAGACCGACATGTCGCCCGCTGACGTTGCAGAGAACCTGATGCCCATGtcgaagaagaaaaagagggaCCCGGATGTGTGCTTGATAGGCCTAATCGAGGCGCTCAAGCAGGCCAAGGAGGAAGCGGCGGCGGCCAAGGTGAAGGAGGCAGAGGAGGCTCAAGCGAAGAAAGCCAAGGAGAAAGAGGAGACAGAGGTGAAGAAAGGCAAAGACAAAGACAAAGCACCCGAGGCAGCCAATGGGGATATTAAGCAAGGTGACAAGTGA